Proteins from one Brevibacillus humidisoli genomic window:
- a CDS encoding DsrE/DsrF/DrsH-like family protein yields the protein MNKQDKTTLIVFDGDLDKAIASFIIATGAAAMGKKVTMFFTFWGLNILRKDMAVPVKKGLLEKMFSWMMPRGPEKLGISKMNFGGLGANMMKFIMKKKNVATLAELMQMAKELDVEMIACTMSMDVMGFKEEELIDGLQFAGVATYLAEADQANINLFI from the coding sequence ATGAACAAGCAAGATAAAACAACGCTCATCGTTTTTGATGGTGATCTAGACAAAGCAATCGCCAGCTTTATAATTGCCACTGGCGCAGCCGCCATGGGGAAAAAAGTGACGATGTTCTTTACTTTCTGGGGGTTGAACATTTTGCGGAAAGATATGGCCGTTCCTGTGAAAAAAGGGCTGCTGGAAAAAATGTTTTCCTGGATGATGCCGCGTGGGCCAGAAAAGCTGGGGATTTCCAAGATGAACTTTGGCGGACTGGGGGCCAACATGATGAAGTTTATCATGAAGAAAAAAAATGTAGCTACGCTCGCAGAGTTGATGCAAATGGCCAAAGAGCTTGATGTAGAAATGATCGCTTGCACGATGTCTATGGATGTAATGGGCTTTAAGGAAGAAGAACTGATAGATGGCCTTCAATTTGCCGGAGTCGCAACCTATCTCGCTGAAGCAGATCAAGCGAACATCAATCTGTTTATTTAA
- a CDS encoding GntR family transcriptional regulator yields the protein MEKGVVLQTDPSFTFSLNTQIKEQLKWMIGIGAIKPGELLPPASQLADRLKVNRNTVNLVYTQLRDEGIVAIQKGRGTQVVDGPIIEALKKTRTAMHALLESMFTAAEEQGLDLYELVYASCAFVQLHNNAAVHKTRILFIECREHDHLFYKREVERCTHAEVRPLFLEDLVSGNVLLEEALTQSDVVVTTLNHDDEVKALLSAKAKPLFTIGATADMAPLLDIARMDAGSRVAFVCLGKQGGQWMLQRVKDAGIQHIESFPVGADNKRDLRQALDEADQVYASSAVYHEMKNIAPNKVKLFPLSLEKSSENLLKNLSHMNNNG from the coding sequence ATGGAAAAAGGAGTTGTCCTGCAAACTGATCCCAGCTTTACCTTTAGCTTAAATACACAAATCAAGGAACAGCTGAAATGGATGATTGGAATTGGCGCCATCAAGCCAGGAGAGCTTCTGCCACCAGCCAGCCAGCTTGCTGATAGATTAAAAGTAAACCGCAATACCGTAAACCTCGTTTACACCCAATTGCGTGACGAAGGCATTGTTGCCATTCAAAAAGGACGCGGGACACAGGTGGTCGATGGACCGATCATTGAAGCGTTGAAGAAAACGAGAACCGCGATGCATGCTCTTTTGGAGAGCATGTTTACGGCAGCAGAGGAACAAGGGCTCGACCTGTATGAGTTGGTTTACGCCAGCTGCGCATTCGTACAGCTGCATAACAACGCAGCGGTCCACAAGACACGAATCTTGTTTATCGAATGTCGGGAGCACGATCATCTCTTCTACAAACGTGAGGTGGAGCGCTGCACCCATGCAGAGGTTCGCCCGCTGTTTCTGGAAGACCTTGTGAGCGGCAACGTGTTGCTTGAGGAAGCATTAACACAGTCTGACGTTGTGGTGACCACGCTTAATCACGACGATGAAGTGAAAGCGCTGCTTTCCGCCAAAGCAAAGCCATTGTTCACGATTGGCGCAACGGCGGACATGGCCCCCTTGCTGGATATTGCCAGAATGGATGCGGGAAGTCGCGTTGCCTTTGTCTGTCTTGGCAAACAAGGCGGCCAATGGATGCTGCAGCGTGTAAAAGATGCCGGCATTCAGCATATTGAGAGTTTCCCTGTCGGCGCTGACAACAAAAGAGATCTCCGGCAAGCATTGGATGAGGCCGATCAAGTGTATGCCTCCTCGGCTGTATACCATGAGATGAAAAACATAGCCCCCAATAAAGTAAAGCTGTTCCCTCTTTCTCTGGAAAAAAGCAGCGAAAATCTGTTGAAGAATCTCTCCCACATGAATAACAACGGATAG
- a CDS encoding DJ-1/PfpI family protein yields MTKKALFIIPPDRFNEDELFQPKAALENAGVAVTIASTAVGEVTGDNNGKTNVETIFSTESPDVYDVVGVIGGSGTIDHLWGNQELLDFLKQAHTQNVLVSGICAGSVVVAKTGLLSGRKATCYPVDVMINELKANDVEYVVENVVAHKDIITSNGPDGAKDFGESLVQALR; encoded by the coding sequence ATGACTAAGAAAGCTCTGTTTATTATACCACCAGATCGATTTAATGAGGATGAATTGTTCCAGCCCAAAGCAGCCTTGGAAAACGCAGGGGTTGCCGTTACGATTGCAAGTACAGCCGTCGGTGAAGTGACAGGCGACAATAACGGAAAGACGAATGTTGAGACGATCTTTTCTACGGAGTCGCCTGATGTGTATGATGTTGTTGGTGTCATCGGGGGATCTGGTACAATTGATCACTTATGGGGCAATCAAGAACTGCTCGACTTCTTGAAACAAGCCCACACCCAAAACGTTCTCGTATCCGGGATTTGCGCCGGCTCTGTGGTTGTGGCCAAAACAGGCCTGCTCTCTGGACGGAAAGCAACATGCTACCCGGTAGACGTGATGATTAACGAATTGAAAGCCAACGACGTAGAATACGTAGTAGAAAACGTCGTTGCTCATAAAGATATTATCACGAGCAATGGTCCAGACGGAGCCAAAGATTTTGGGGAAAGCTTGGTTCAAGCTTTGCGTTAA
- a CDS encoding FAD-binding oxidoreductase, protein MMEQHVLDEIRKIIPEERILLDLPDRYSYSYDASFGQYLPDVVIAPDDAQEISQLVKLANKYHIPLYPRGAATSLSGGPLPVEGGMVLDMSRLNRTLVIDRENLLAIVSPGVITADIHKKAEEVGLFYPPDPSSSHVSTIGGNLMENSSGPKGLKYGTTKEYVIGLEVVTPTGDIIRTGGKTVKNVTGYDLTRLIVGSEGTLGIITEAILRLIPKPQARKTLLAAFNRLEASGHAITKILSSGILPAAMELMDNACIRSVEHYSPCGLPIDAEALIIIEVDGHPKAVEEEIVKCAALCEEQGAVSVRVAQNEAERQEIWKARKMVSPAITQMGPTKISEDATVPRSQIPAMMKRLQKIREKYQLNLVVFGHAGDGNLHPNIITDKRNIEEMKRAEDAVSEIFEAAVSLGGTLSGEHGIGTMKAPYMEMELGEVGLMMMKKIKQAWDPNNILNPGKIFPKPGQTKVVLTE, encoded by the coding sequence ATGATGGAACAACATGTGCTTGATGAAATCCGCAAAATCATACCGGAAGAACGGATCCTGCTTGACTTGCCTGATCGGTACTCCTACAGCTACGATGCTTCCTTTGGCCAGTATCTGCCTGATGTGGTGATCGCGCCTGACGATGCCCAGGAAATCAGTCAGCTCGTCAAGCTGGCCAACAAATACCATATCCCGCTGTATCCGCGCGGAGCAGCCACGTCGCTAAGCGGTGGTCCGCTTCCGGTGGAAGGCGGAATGGTGCTGGACATGTCGAGGTTAAATCGTACATTAGTCATTGACCGGGAAAATTTATTGGCGATTGTCTCACCGGGCGTGATAACGGCTGATATCCACAAGAAAGCGGAAGAAGTAGGGTTATTTTATCCTCCTGATCCCAGCAGCTCGCATGTCTCAACGATTGGCGGCAACCTGATGGAAAATTCGAGCGGACCCAAGGGACTGAAGTACGGAACGACCAAAGAATATGTGATTGGGCTGGAGGTCGTTACGCCTACAGGTGACATCATACGTACCGGGGGCAAAACGGTTAAAAATGTTACAGGGTATGATTTGACCCGATTAATCGTTGGTTCCGAAGGTACACTCGGTATTATCACCGAGGCGATTTTGCGCTTGATCCCCAAGCCGCAAGCGAGAAAAACGCTGTTGGCCGCATTTAACCGGTTGGAGGCTTCTGGTCATGCGATTACCAAGATTTTGTCATCCGGCATCTTGCCGGCAGCGATGGAATTGATGGATAACGCTTGTATTCGCTCTGTGGAGCATTACTCCCCTTGTGGACTTCCCATTGATGCGGAGGCGCTCATCATCATCGAAGTGGACGGCCATCCCAAAGCGGTTGAAGAAGAGATCGTCAAATGTGCCGCTCTCTGTGAGGAGCAGGGCGCCGTTAGCGTACGCGTAGCCCAGAACGAAGCAGAGCGTCAGGAAATCTGGAAGGCAAGAAAAATGGTATCCCCAGCCATTACCCAAATGGGGCCGACCAAAATTTCCGAGGATGCAACAGTCCCACGCAGTCAAATCCCGGCGATGATGAAGCGGCTACAGAAGATACGTGAGAAATATCAGTTGAATCTGGTCGTGTTCGGCCACGCCGGGGACGGCAACCTGCATCCCAATATCATTACGGATAAACGGAACATAGAGGAGATGAAGCGGGCAGAGGATGCTGTGAGCGAAATTTTTGAGGCCGCTGTCTCCCTCGGTGGGACGCTTTCCGGCGAGCACGGCATCGGGACGATGAAGGCCCCCTACATGGAGATGGAGCTTGGAGAAGTTGGCCTGATGATGATGAAAAAAATCAAGCAGGCGTGGGACCCGAACAATATTTTGAATCCAGGCAAGATCTTTCCCAAACCGGGGCAGACGAAGGTGGTGTTAACCGAATGA
- a CDS encoding MBL fold metallo-hydrolase, translating to MAATAINAKELHQKMEQGVVILDVRNPDDYQEWKIEGEHLTSLNIPYFTFLDDNEAVFDPLPQSEEIVVICAKGRSAQMVANILDEKGYNVSYLEKGMREWSQFYHPVTVVSEEQFTIIQVNRLAKGCLSYLVISEGQALVVDPNRHVDEYLRLAEQENASIAHVIDTHLHADHISGGSELAEKTGATYYIASSEMQDSSLRYEPLEQHKNLQYGAVQLQVIAIPTPGHTPGSVSVLVNDKYLLSGDTVFVGGLGRPDLGGKAREWAQSLYDTVFKTIAPLSDEVLVLPAHYADIKEINEGGCVSARLGEIRKRNEIMRTENREQFTELVADTAGATPPNYEEIVQINRGIVHVSPDKATELEFGPNRCAIHHG from the coding sequence ATGGCAGCAACAGCCATCAACGCAAAAGAACTTCATCAGAAAATGGAGCAGGGAGTGGTGATTCTGGATGTACGGAACCCTGATGATTACCAGGAGTGGAAAATAGAAGGGGAACATCTAACCTCACTCAACATCCCGTACTTTACCTTTCTGGATGATAATGAAGCGGTTTTCGACCCGCTTCCCCAAAGTGAAGAAATCGTCGTCATCTGTGCCAAAGGGAGAAGCGCTCAGATGGTTGCAAATATCCTAGATGAGAAGGGATACAACGTAAGTTACCTGGAGAAAGGGATGCGGGAGTGGAGTCAGTTCTATCATCCGGTGACTGTCGTATCAGAAGAGCAGTTCACAATCATTCAAGTCAATCGGTTGGCAAAAGGCTGCCTATCCTATCTGGTGATCTCTGAGGGGCAAGCACTTGTCGTCGATCCCAATCGACATGTTGACGAGTATCTTCGCCTGGCAGAACAGGAAAATGCGAGCATCGCTCATGTTATCGACACTCACCTGCACGCTGACCATATTTCAGGTGGGTCCGAACTAGCGGAAAAGACGGGGGCCACCTATTACATTGCCTCCAGCGAGATGCAGGATTCCTCCCTGCGTTATGAACCGTTGGAACAGCACAAAAATCTACAATATGGTGCCGTGCAGCTGCAGGTCATTGCCATTCCGACACCTGGACACACACCGGGGAGTGTGTCGGTGCTTGTGAATGACAAATACCTTCTCTCCGGCGACACCGTTTTTGTTGGTGGTCTCGGGCGACCAGACCTTGGCGGTAAAGCGAGAGAATGGGCACAATCTCTCTACGATACGGTATTCAAAACGATTGCCCCGCTTTCAGACGAGGTATTGGTATTGCCGGCCCACTACGCCGACATCAAGGAAATCAACGAGGGCGGCTGCGTGAGTGCCCGTCTCGGGGAGATCCGCAAAAGGAACGAAATCATGCGTACCGAAAACCGCGAGCAGTTCACGGAATTAGTCGCGGACACAGCAGGAGCAACGCCACCAAACTATGAGGAAATAGTGCAGATCAATAGGGGGATTGTTCACGTATCGCCGGACAAAGCAACAGAACTGGAATTTGGACCAAATCGCTGCGCTATCCATCATGGGTAA
- a CDS encoding metal-sensitive transcriptional regulator yields the protein MNYGDHIKNRLKRVEGQVRGVLGMIEADKDCKDVVGQLAAIRSAIDKTIAVIVAENLATCIRDEIEQGGNADQIVQEAIYLLVKSR from the coding sequence ATGAATTACGGTGATCACATAAAAAATCGTCTGAAACGCGTTGAAGGACAAGTCCGAGGAGTGCTTGGCATGATTGAGGCGGATAAAGATTGCAAGGATGTCGTAGGCCAACTGGCAGCTATCCGTTCAGCTATCGACAAGACCATTGCGGTCATTGTTGCTGAGAACTTGGCCACCTGTATTCGCGACGAGATCGAACAGGGGGGGAATGCGGATCAAATTGTGCAGGAAGCCATTTACTTACTGGTAAAAAGCAGATAA
- a CDS encoding DUF6282 family protein — protein MSLFHPLLQGAIELHCHSYPSLFPRKQTDWELIEDVKAAGMAGVVLKAHEAQTVDRANLIRMKEPDLHVYGGLVCNHFTGGLSPTAVDAAIRLGAKIIWMPTFSSKEHQCHFGKKQTRFFNSERPLLHPDHGLEIWDEHHNILPNVHEILALIGEANIILATGHLHADEVMVLVEAAKQHKIEKILIQHADLGIAPIPLELQKELARKGAILEKCYLACSADFQDLTVEEMAESIEQIGADACALVTDYGQVHNIPPVEALSQFVTQMLACGISESDIEKMVVRNPKTLLGL, from the coding sequence ATGAGTCTATTCCATCCGTTGCTTCAGGGAGCGATTGAACTACACTGTCACAGTTATCCTAGTCTGTTCCCGAGAAAACAAACAGACTGGGAGTTAATCGAAGATGTCAAAGCGGCCGGAATGGCTGGAGTTGTCCTAAAAGCACATGAAGCGCAGACAGTAGATCGCGCCAACTTGATTCGTATGAAAGAGCCCGACTTGCACGTCTACGGGGGGCTTGTCTGCAATCATTTTACTGGCGGTCTCTCTCCAACAGCCGTAGACGCAGCAATCCGCCTGGGGGCAAAGATCATTTGGATGCCGACGTTTTCTTCCAAAGAGCACCAATGCCACTTCGGCAAAAAGCAGACGCGTTTTTTCAACAGTGAACGGCCGCTGCTGCATCCCGATCATGGTCTGGAAATCTGGGATGAGCATCACAACATTCTGCCTAACGTGCATGAAATCCTTGCCCTGATCGGGGAAGCAAATATTATACTGGCGACAGGTCATTTGCATGCTGATGAAGTGATGGTGCTGGTGGAAGCGGCAAAACAGCATAAAATCGAAAAGATCCTGATCCAACACGCAGATCTCGGGATTGCCCCGATACCGCTTGAGCTGCAGAAAGAGCTGGCTCGAAAAGGTGCCATACTGGAAAAATGTTATCTCGCCTGCTCAGCTGATTTTCAGGATCTAACTGTGGAAGAAATGGCGGAAAGCATTGAACAGATTGGGGCAGATGCCTGCGCCCTGGTCACAGACTACGGACAGGTTCACAATATTCCTCCTGTTGAAGCATTGAGCCAGTTTGTCACGCAGATGCTGGCTTGCGGGATTTCTGAGTCCGATATCGAAAAAATGGTGGTACGGAATCCAAAAACGCTCCTGGGACTGTAG
- a CDS encoding sulfite exporter TauE/SafE family protein, with protein MTSSLLVVLFCIGFVGSFLSGLVGIGGSIIKYPMLLYIPSALGVAVYTAHEVSGISAVQVFFATLSGVWALRKDNLIHYKLVVYMGSAIILGSFAGGYGGKYLAPETINLIYGSLAAIAAIMMFIPKVDIDHMSLQQVTFNRTIAVLSALAVGMASGIVGAAGAFILVPIMLLVLKIPTRVTIASSLAITFLSSIGTTIGKVMAGDVLFWPSVIMVVASILAAPLGARISKRINTKALQTILAVMILGTAIKIWTNLFTS; from the coding sequence ATGACATCATCACTGCTGGTCGTCTTGTTTTGCATCGGATTTGTCGGTTCATTTCTTTCCGGTCTGGTCGGCATCGGGGGCTCCATTATCAAGTATCCGATGTTGTTATATATTCCTTCAGCCTTAGGGGTTGCTGTCTATACGGCCCATGAGGTATCCGGCATTAGTGCGGTACAGGTTTTCTTCGCGACCCTTTCGGGTGTATGGGCACTGCGTAAAGATAATCTGATCCACTACAAGCTGGTTGTTTACATGGGGAGTGCGATTATCCTCGGAAGTTTCGCTGGGGGATACGGCGGTAAATATCTTGCGCCAGAGACAATCAACTTGATCTATGGGAGCCTGGCAGCGATTGCCGCCATCATGATGTTCATTCCCAAAGTGGACATCGATCACATGTCATTGCAACAAGTGACGTTTAACCGAACGATTGCTGTCCTTAGCGCTCTCGCTGTCGGGATGGCATCCGGAATTGTGGGGGCAGCCGGCGCCTTCATTCTGGTACCCATTATGCTCTTGGTGTTAAAGATCCCTACACGTGTAACCATCGCATCCTCGCTGGCAATCACCTTTCTCTCATCGATCGGCACAACGATCGGGAAAGTGATGGCAGGAGACGTTCTGTTCTGGCCTTCGGTGATTATGGTGGTGGCAAGCATTTTGGCAGCTCCTCTGGGAGCGCGGATTAGCAAGCGTATCAATACGAAGGCCCTGCAAACGATTCTGGCGGTAATGATCCTGGGTACAGCTATAAAAATCTGGACGAACCTATTCACTTCATAA
- a CDS encoding CPBP family intramembrane glutamic endopeptidase gives MDRAKQLRVAFLLGCLSFVGGFTIYFIIDDLLGISVNEMMEQTGLPLAAIASLGGLQVAILSFILAWIGLRLGQQIGLKAPLLHRLLYRNQDQAPPRFSISWAVIGAMGAIIGSLLIMLLDRYLFLPFMAVPEVMQEPAEWWKGVLTIFYGGVVEEVQVRLFLMTLIAWVLIKLFHRHHTGMIPSVYYWVAIVTAATIFGLLHLPATEQAFGELTPLLVARGIVLNSLLGIFFGYLFWKKGLEYAILSHMVADLCLHAVFVHFI, from the coding sequence ATGGACAGGGCCAAGCAACTAAGAGTCGCCTTTTTACTCGGATGTTTAAGTTTTGTCGGCGGTTTTACCATCTATTTCATTATCGATGACCTGCTTGGCATATCTGTCAATGAGATGATGGAACAAACGGGTCTGCCGCTTGCCGCCATTGCCTCGTTAGGCGGGCTGCAGGTAGCCATCCTCTCTTTTATCCTGGCATGGATCGGACTCAGACTAGGGCAGCAGATCGGACTCAAAGCACCCCTTCTCCATCGTTTGCTGTATCGAAATCAGGATCAAGCTCCCCCTCGATTCTCCATTTCCTGGGCTGTAATCGGCGCGATGGGAGCGATCATCGGCTCGCTACTCATCATGCTGTTGGATCGTTATCTGTTTTTGCCTTTTATGGCGGTACCTGAGGTAATGCAAGAACCTGCAGAGTGGTGGAAAGGAGTATTAACGATCTTTTATGGCGGGGTAGTGGAGGAGGTCCAAGTCCGTTTGTTTCTCATGACCCTCATCGCATGGGTCCTCATCAAACTATTTCACCGCCATCATACGGGGATGATCCCTTCGGTCTACTACTGGGTTGCCATCGTAACGGCCGCAACGATTTTTGGCTTGTTGCATCTTCCCGCTACCGAGCAAGCTTTTGGGGAGCTTACACCTCTCCTTGTCGCCCGCGGCATCGTCCTGAACAGTCTTTTGGGAATTTTTTTCGGGTATTTATTTTGGAAAAAAGGCCTGGAGTATGCCATCCTATCACACATGGTGGCTGATTTGTGTCTGCATGCTGTTTTCGTTCATTTCATCTAA
- the hemH gene encoding ferrochelatase — MSHNSVGVLVMSYGTPASLDDVKTYYTHIRRGVPPTQEQLAALVSRYDSIAGGCFPLRKNTDEQAAALQLTLDREYSFSEYVCFQGLKHAPPFIEEGVEQIAAAGIRKAVGIVLAPHYSALSVGAYIERARKKAKELHLDMRFVKSYHDHHLLIQALATRVRRGLDRFPLADHPQVRVIFTDHSLPASILERGDPYPEQLMQTSCLVAKMSGVTNWQFAWQSAGRTDVPWLGPDILDVLETVCRQERVKNVLICPVGFVSDHLEVLYDIDIECRQLAESFGMQLERTEMLNADPAYMKLLAEVVHRAAEEG, encoded by the coding sequence ATGTCCCACAATAGCGTCGGGGTTCTTGTTATGTCGTACGGTACGCCTGCCAGCCTGGATGATGTGAAGACGTATTATACACATATTCGCCGTGGGGTGCCGCCGACTCAGGAACAACTGGCAGCCTTGGTCTCTCGGTACGATTCGATAGCAGGAGGGTGTTTTCCCCTGCGAAAGAACACGGATGAACAGGCTGCTGCGCTGCAGTTGACACTGGATCGGGAGTATTCGTTCTCCGAATACGTCTGTTTTCAAGGTCTGAAGCATGCCCCTCCTTTTATCGAAGAAGGAGTGGAACAGATAGCGGCAGCCGGAATACGCAAGGCCGTAGGAATTGTGCTGGCGCCTCATTATTCCGCCTTGAGCGTTGGAGCCTACATCGAACGGGCCAGAAAGAAAGCGAAAGAACTTCACCTCGATATGCGCTTCGTCAAAAGCTACCACGATCATCACCTGCTGATCCAAGCGCTCGCGACTCGGGTGAGACGGGGGCTTGACCGTTTCCCCCTAGCAGACCACCCTCAGGTTCGCGTTATTTTTACTGATCACAGTCTCCCCGCAAGCATTCTGGAAAGAGGAGATCCATACCCTGAACAGTTGATGCAGACCTCCTGCCTGGTCGCTAAAATGTCGGGCGTCACCAATTGGCAATTCGCATGGCAGAGTGCGGGACGGACCGATGTGCCGTGGCTAGGTCCCGACATTTTGGACGTGTTGGAAACGGTCTGCCGCCAGGAGAGGGTCAAGAACGTGCTAATCTGTCCGGTTGGATTTGTTTCTGACCACTTGGAAGTGCTTTACGACATTGATATCGAATGCAGACAGTTGGCGGAGTCGTTTGGCATGCAGTTGGAACGGACGGAGATGCTGAATGCAGACCCCGCTTACATGAAACTTTTGGCCGAAGTGGTTCACCGTGCGGCTGAAGAAGGATGA
- a CDS encoding sulfurtransferase TusA family protein, whose amino-acid sequence MKADIVVDAKGLSCPMPIVRAKKAMDGLQRGQIMELETTDKGALNDFQAWARQNHHELLKAEEDNGVIRFLVKKG is encoded by the coding sequence ATGAAAGCAGATATTGTTGTTGATGCAAAGGGATTGTCCTGCCCGATGCCGATCGTTCGGGCCAAAAAAGCGATGGACGGACTGCAACGTGGTCAGATCATGGAACTAGAAACGACAGATAAGGGCGCCTTGAACGATTTTCAGGCATGGGCCCGACAAAATCATCATGAGCTTCTAAAAGCAGAGGAGGACAACGGTGTGATCCGGTTCTTGGTGAAGAAAGGGTAA
- a CDS encoding (Fe-S)-binding protein: MSRPVGGGTHSQKLFDLAHDATNQCVQCGYCLPACPTYESMGKETASPRGRINLVKMAAEGKMDVQQDLAKPIDLCLGCRACEVACPVGVPYGHILEAAKEVIADADSSQPSTGLRGKLKTMILSHLFPYPRRLRALGNLVWLYQKLGFDKLARKTRLTQLFPEPLGQFEKVLPPLESPAKRNKWGTIIPAKGEKKARVAFFPAVSWTR, encoded by the coding sequence ATGAGTCGACCTGTTGGAGGGGGAACCCATTCGCAAAAATTGTTCGATCTGGCACATGACGCCACCAACCAGTGCGTCCAATGCGGTTACTGTCTGCCTGCTTGCCCGACGTATGAATCGATGGGGAAAGAGACAGCTTCTCCGCGCGGCAGAATCAACTTGGTAAAGATGGCGGCAGAAGGAAAAATGGATGTGCAGCAAGACTTGGCCAAGCCGATCGATTTATGCCTGGGCTGCAGAGCCTGTGAGGTGGCTTGTCCCGTTGGTGTGCCATATGGTCACATCCTGGAGGCGGCAAAAGAGGTAATCGCCGATGCGGACTCGAGCCAGCCATCTACAGGACTTCGCGGCAAACTAAAAACGATGATTCTTTCTCATCTCTTTCCATACCCGAGGAGGCTGCGAGCCTTGGGCAATCTCGTCTGGCTGTACCAGAAGCTCGGGTTCGACAAACTGGCGCGCAAAACACGGTTGACCCAACTGTTCCCCGAGCCCCTCGGCCAGTTTGAAAAAGTGCTTCCACCCTTGGAGTCCCCTGCCAAGCGAAACAAGTGGGGCACAATCATTCCCGCCAAGGGTGAGAAAAAAGCGAGAGTAGCTTTTTTTCCGGCTGTATCATGGACGCGATGA
- a CDS encoding winged helix-turn-helix transcriptional regulator has translation MTDALREEIKEKIVNGDYHCEKELTLSIISGKWKIVIIWHLGVEGPHRFSDLQRLFPKISHKVLSNQLRELEEDGIIYRKVYPEVPPRVEYSMTELGMTLLPIVQMMYEWGKKRIEQFKKENGHQ, from the coding sequence ATGACGGATGCATTGCGAGAGGAAATCAAAGAAAAAATCGTAAATGGAGATTATCATTGTGAGAAAGAACTAACGTTGTCTATCATTAGCGGCAAGTGGAAAATCGTGATTATTTGGCATCTAGGTGTAGAAGGACCGCATCGGTTCAGTGATCTCCAACGATTATTTCCTAAAATATCCCATAAGGTGCTGTCCAATCAACTGCGAGAACTTGAAGAAGATGGCATTATCTATAGAAAAGTGTATCCGGAAGTTCCTCCCAGGGTTGAGTACTCTATGACGGAACTGGGTATGACGCTTCTCCCTATTGTTCAAATGATGTACGAATGGGGAAAGAAGCGAATCGAACAGTTTAAAAAGGAGAATGGACACCAGTAA
- a CDS encoding (Fe-S)-binding protein, with amino-acid sequence MHQTNRYSIELLSLIGCEVIIPEGQNCCGALHAHQGLTDQAKELAKANIEAFVQLGADYYINNAGGCGAILREYDHLLADEAEWAERAKEFVAKSRDITEVLVEYGPLPFSKPWEGIITYQDSCHLRNVQGVVKPPRQLLQSIPGASYVELEGSESCCASGGIYNLLHFEESMKILDAKMDNVRDTKATTIVTTNPGCLLQMKLGVEREERSENLRALHIVEVLAEACGIR; translated from the coding sequence ATGCACCAGACCAATCGCTACTCGATTGAACTGCTCTCGCTGATCGGATGTGAAGTGATTATTCCAGAAGGGCAGAACTGCTGTGGCGCGCTCCACGCGCACCAGGGATTGACGGATCAGGCGAAGGAACTGGCCAAGGCAAATATAGAGGCTTTTGTACAACTGGGAGCCGACTACTACATTAACAACGCCGGTGGTTGTGGTGCGATCCTGCGAGAGTACGATCACCTATTGGCCGACGAAGCGGAATGGGCAGAGCGAGCCAAGGAATTCGTCGCCAAGTCAAGAGATATTACCGAGGTGCTTGTCGAGTACGGTCCGCTGCCTTTCAGCAAGCCATGGGAGGGGATCATTACCTACCAGGACTCCTGCCACTTGCGCAATGTCCAAGGTGTCGTAAAGCCCCCCCGTCAGCTTTTGCAATCCATACCGGGTGCAAGCTATGTGGAACTTGAGGGCAGTGAGAGCTGTTGCGCTTCTGGGGGTATCTATAACCTGCTGCACTTTGAAGAGTCGATGAAAATTCTTGACGCCAAAATGGATAATGTGCGAGATACAAAAGCGACGACCATCGTCACGACCAATCCGGGTTGTTTGCTTCAGATGAAGTTGGGGGTTGAAAGAGAGGAACGATCAGAAAATCTGAGAGCGCTTCATATCGTCGAAGTATTGGCCGAGGCTTGTGGAATCAGATAA